The following are encoded together in the Terriglobia bacterium genome:
- a CDS encoding PQQ-binding-like beta-propeller repeat protein, with product MNPRTASRFIFLALVFLGGSLLAQVTYDRLLHADKEPQNWLTYSGGYASHRYSTLDQIDKNNVKNLQMKWVYHPIYQKNEKNQSKMENTPLVVDGIMYTGTALEAVALDAVTGREFWKLPHSLDPKAYYNAYEVNKGMAIAGDTLFWATIDCHLLAIDAKSGRVIWDKEMTKWQKGYQYNVAPLVVKDMVILGPAT from the coding sequence ATGAACCCTCGTACCGCATCGCGCTTCATTTTCCTGGCACTCGTTTTTTTGGGCGGCTCTCTGCTCGCGCAGGTGACTTACGACCGTCTCCTTCACGCCGATAAAGAGCCGCAGAACTGGCTTACGTACTCAGGTGGCTATGCCAGCCACCGTTACAGCACACTCGACCAGATCGACAAAAACAACGTCAAAAATCTGCAGATGAAGTGGGTCTACCATCCCATCTACCAGAAAAATGAAAAGAACCAGTCGAAGATGGAGAACACGCCGCTCGTCGTCGACGGTATCATGTACACCGGCACCGCCCTCGAAGCAGTGGCGCTCGATGCCGTGACGGGACGCGAGTTCTGGAAGCTCCCGCACTCGCTGGATCCCAAGGCGTACTACAACGCCTACGAAGTAAACAAAGGCATGGCGATCGCCGGAGATACGCTGTTCTGGGCGACCATCGATTGCCATCTGTTGGCCATTGATGCGAAAAGCGGCCGCGTGATCTGGGACAAAGAAATGACCAAGTGGCAAAAAGGCTATCAATATAACGTCGCGCCGCTGGTCGTGAAAGATATGGTCATCTTGGGGCCGGCGACCA